Genomic segment of Danio aesculapii chromosome 25, fDanAes4.1, whole genome shotgun sequence:
GAAAATAAGGGTTATTTCTGTACATAAATGATGCATGTGCGCATGGCCTGTGTGTCACATGTCCTGTAAACTCGCCATATGTCATGAATGATGAATTATGAATGTGCTGCTGGTTGCAGGCTGGCTTTTCCTGCAGAAACCGTTTGATTATAGATTTTGATATATTCTAGAACAACCGCagcaaatgtttatatgaatCTCTGAGTGCAAAATGCTCAAATATGaggaaaaaatacagttttttaaatGCTCTTGTCTGGGTTTTGTTTGTTTCAGTCTACATTCAAAATGCACTTTTAAGTTTTTCTTTTGTCGCATTTGATCAATTTGAGTTGTCAAGACTTCAGTCATGATGCATTTTTTAAAGGCTCCTCAATATGATTTTATCTCCAGCGATGAGACATAAAATGATAGCCATAGCATTATTCATACTGAATTTATATCTATCTAATGATTTGAATTGGTTCACAGTTAGTAAAGAAACATGATGAAATGGAAAGCATTGTTTTTCTTCTAATACAAATAAACAGACCACAGGCCATGGTTTTTATACTGATTAGTTCTTATACCATGGTTCCAGAGTCAAATGTAAACAATTTTCAAAGACTTTATATgtccattttcattttttacagtactttacaaGTGTGGCATGTTAGATATtttcatatacattatattttcatcacattatatcagatgctctttagtatagtatagtatagtatagtatagtatagtatagtagtataatatagtatagtgaagtagaccaaaagatcctcaaaacaTCTACTGTACATCAGTTTGAGATCCAAAGAAATTCAAAAGCAAATGGGTAAGAAAATAAttgacatacatatatattttatatctaaatataaataaacattttctcaaatatatacatgtgcgtatttatacataataaataaacagaaatatatataatatcaaaacaaacgtttattttggatgcgattaattgtgattaatctttgctgAGCAGTATAGTATAGTCAAAGACTCTcaaatacacaagacgtgtcacctGTATAATTctgaatgaggaaaagtgtaatgatcaatatggcaaatgaaggcgcgcctactagtacagacgccaatcatcgatcgatatagactgatgATTTTCCGGAGGAGGGGCTCGAACCAGacttgagtttctgcagattttgtgtgatttagaaatgaaactagaggaaaagtttaatgtttaattttattggagaTCCCTAATCTAAAATGTTTAATCATAAGTTTGGGAAACtattttagagaatttgatgtttccctatttaaACAGAACCCCTGGGCATACTGTTCAGGAGGCGTTTCAAATATGGCCGCCAAaagaaatgacttgccttaaagggactttggtatagtatagtatagtatagtatagtatagtatagtatagtatagtagagtatagtagagtagagtagagtagagtatagtatagtgttgtcgagataccattaattaatcttacgatactattccagctgaagtatcatgatactaattagtattgcgatactgtaattcataactcaaattatttaaaaaattgtcagaatactatattttatgttataacagGCCTACTTGAttgtaattcataattcccttaaggcAAAAAAGTATTACTTTCACCTCACTTcacttaaaatgtattcattctttttgtttattttgtagatctgaccaacaaaaaatatattaaaataaagatacaaattataccaaacgaaattagTTACAAGAAGAGCAATTTTCCAACAGAATTAGGCCAAATGAAAGTGGTCAAAATGTcagtttcctgttgctattttgggattttcatctattgttttttttttttctaatcagGTAGCAATTCAAAATGTTACTTTATGagttgttctttttaagagatcaTCAaagttgtagctactaaatcatattgacaggaacagaaatgaaccgattcagatgtgcatTTGAACTAAAGCGTCAGAAAACGTGCAGTAGGTTACCATAAAAGGCACAAATTCTAcgcagttttgcaaccttaaagggcttcAAAGACTATTAAAACAAAATGCTCTACttttgcacaaacgtgtgagcattttagtgacttttccacatgcaacaatACCTATTGTAGAGAAACTATTAATGACCATACTACTCTTTACtaactacagtggcaccaccaatattttggagccatagtatcgcaatactaccaTAGTATCAGTAAACTGTGCaagtatagtgtagtatagtatagtattttacGGAAAATCTTTGATGTTCGCCCTAACATTGATTCACAGTCACTTACACTTCAAATGCCATTCACACATCCTAAATGTGTcatctttcatctttttttttcatctgtgtcATCTTTATGtgtcatttttcaattttatttgttttaattaattaattagttttattaattgttcACTTATAAAGTGGTAATCTCCATGCTTTTTGTCTTGTCCTACTGATTAATCAAAGAgcacaaataaaagaaataataaaaaaagaaatgtatatatatatatatatatatatatatatatatatatatatatatatatatatatatatatatatatatatatacatatatatttatatagagtgcatatatacacatacatatatacacacacactttacaaacCTTGAattctaattaaataaaatcaattgaCCTGAATGAACCCTTGTTAAACATAATTACTtacagcattttataaaaaattttactGGGTTTTCAGAGTGATTGCAATGTGATTAACTCGTGATTGCAATGTGATTAAACTACATGTAACTCTTATATGTAAAGTAAAACAAgaaattttatttagaaaaacctgacttcatccaatgtttagttttttgtgcCAGAAATGAATGCAAACTATAGCACACATTTAATTGAAAACTTCTCCGTTCcatatttaaattgaaattataatattataatttataataattataataattattataacaattataataagttcaaatacattttaataatttagaagTATGGTgagaaattattaattaatttctttactAATTTCTTTGTCTTGTCCTAAGATGCTCAAAATACACAGAAGACATTCGTAGCACATTGAATAAGCAGTgtttatttggttaaaaaaaacattttaaggcatCTACATGACATTATACAGTACATATGCGAATGATTGTCCCAATTATTGCAGAATCTGGTAACATTCATTTGCATATTGTTTATGAATGGTTAATTGTTGCACATGAAGATGAATACCTGGAAAAGGAAAAAATCATTTTACATCCAACATACACTGTATACCTTTAAGAGCACAGATGAACATAAATCATCACAAATATGAccacatttccattcaataaactaaataatttcatataattattatggATATGTGTATTAGGTAcacatattatatgtatatatcaaatTTGAATATAGTAAGATACATAAATAAGcatataattcatttataatattttatagaatAATAGTATACaatttatgaataatatttttataataataataatttataaagcaAATTacatgtgtgtatctgtgcatatGACAAACAATTCAACTAAACTATAATGTGAAggaatacataaacaaacaaacatactgtataaatGCAAAATTATGGAACAAAGCTACAGTTTCTGCTATGGACGTATCATTCATACTCCATAATCCATATTTAGTGTCATTCCATTCATCAGCTTTACATTATGAAGAAACGGAAGCTTCTTTTACACATGCGGATGACGATTAACGCGATCAATGTCTGATGAGGCACGTTTTCGCTCATGACAGAAGGCAAATATTATCTGACCTCCAGTGCAGGTCTGTAGTGTTTGCAGAGCCCGGCGTCTGAAAGATTGTGAAAGGCCAGGCAGGTTTGGGCCCCCCTGAGTCTTGACCTTAGCCTGAGAATTCATGTTTTCTTCCCCAAGTTGTCCCTGAACCAGACCCGTGCATTAGTGTCCAGTTTTAGGAGGTCCATAATCCAGGCATCCCTTTCTGCCCCTTCCAGGAACTCAGACAATGAGATCTGACCTGCGGATCAAGACCAGCACTGTCTTTAATTAACACTTTCACTGACCACCCACAAGCTTCTTTTAGTAGCAGGATAAGCCATATTTAGCATGTTTAGGCTAATGCGTGGTAGATtctttatctgtttgtttatttatttatcaatgtaGATTCTGTAGATATTTTTGAAAAGTATCTGATGGATTTGATGTGCCTGTCATTGTCCACAGAGCATCATATACATAATCATATACATTTCAGAACTTTACAAGATATTACTTgcaaaacatatttacaaaagtaatcccaatcttgtttattttaccaATCCTCAACACAAACAATTAGaaatatttttacactttttgCATAATTCACACTACTAAAGTGGGTgcatacaagtaaaaaaaaaacaatggtattTAAGTGATTACATTACATGGCCATTCTGTATTATGAAAATTCAACGCCTATATGACACATTCCCATTCAATAAATTATGAACAGTTTGCTATAATATAAAGTCCATAAATAACCTTTAAAGCGTTCATAAAATGTAACTGTAATCTGATTATAAGCATTTAACAATGGAATATAATCTATTTAAGTACTAAATTTGGAATTTGGAATCTCATTACACAATTCAGATTACATGTAATTGGTTACTGTaaagaactgtgtgtgtgtgtatatatatatatatatatatatatatatatatatagcaaaacctctaaatgctgtttgatattttcttctaaaattgcatttttctcttgtgttattttcattgcctttaaagtgaaatacttgaACTTGAATACTTGAACTCAtacgaggctgagaaaaatgctcattttagaaaaaaattagatggcacttagaggtttttgcatctgaactgaatatatatatatatatatataactgtgtatgtatgcatatatatatatatatatatatatatatatgtatatatgtgtgtatatatatatatatatatatatatatatatatatatatatatatatatatatatatatatatatatatatatatatatatatatatatatatatatatatatatatatatatatatacatacacacagttaaattcaaaattattagcccccctgtttatttaacggagcaaaatttttacatttctagtacttaatagtttgaataactcatttctaataactgatttatttgatcatttccacgatgatagtaaataatatttgactatttgaatatttttcaagacacttctatacagcttaaagtgacatttaaaggcttaactaggttaattaggttaactaggcaggttggggtattaggcaagttattgtataacaatgggatgttctgtagacaattaaaaatatatatagcttaaaggggctaataattttgaccttaaaatgttttttttttttttttattaaaaaaactgcttttattctagcggaaataaaacaaatacgagtttctccagaagaaaaatattatcagacatactgtttaattttccttgctctgttaaacatcatttgggaaataatatttcgttttatatattaataagtaTTTTGATCTTATGACAACTATTTATTTGAGAAAGGGAAAATAAACACACTTACCATCATTGTTTTCATCTAAAAGTTCGAATATCCTATCACAGATTTCACCTGGAGTCATGTTGATTCTGTTTTTCTTGAGCTTGCAAAGAATCTAGAAACcaaaccaagaaaaaaaatatgtttaaaggaacatttcatccaaaaatatataattatttacacaccctcaagccatcctctGTATATATGACTTTTTTCTGTCAGAGAAACACAGTCTGAGTAGTTTCAGCATGTATTTTGGTTATTCCATGCTCTATAATAGTGttggatagtgacttttattttgaagcttccaaaagaaGGCATAAATCCGTCATAAAAATAACCCATACACCACCCAGGGGTTTGACgcacactgtaaacaaatgattagttgacttaacctaaaattagtgagtaaacctgctgcttttaaaaagATTAGCtgacttaactttaaaaagtgagtaaacccattgccttaaaataatGAAGTATGTGCACAATTCAaaaagttaagttaaattaacctaacagttccaagttacaaagggtttactcactttttttaagtaaagtcaatttgTCACTTTTAAAACAACGGATTTACTgactttaaagtaaataaacccTTTTTGAAACTTCAATTCCTGATTTCTAACACAACATATGACATGTAATTTAAGTTGCATTCATAGTGGAAGCTTCTGGAACAACTTACCACAATTTGTTTACCACAGAAGATGGCGACAAATAAGGTAAGTACTTGCTTTGGTGTTACTGTATaatgttatacagtatattattactCTTACAATGTCATGTGCATGTGCCTATGCATCTTACGACACAAGTTGCATACGTTATTTGCACATAACGTGCATCAATGTTGAAATATTTAGCTTACAAAAACTTCAATCTGCTTCATAATACATGCTTTAACACCCTGGCTGGTTTGACTGCGATTATGCACTTTTGGaagcaaaataaaagccactatccaACCCTATTATACAGCATGGTAGAGCCAGGATATTAAAACCTGGCTCATATTTTATAACctgtcatattttatttcatacttTAATTCTTGGGTGAATATTTACTTTAAGATGGTCCAAAATGAAGATGATTCTTACCCTTATGACATGTATAACCTCTTGTCTGTCCAACTTCCATTCTCATCTCTATCATAGACTTTAAAAAAGACCTTTCAACCTGTCCTCCAGATTTCCTCTCAAGACTAGATGGACGGCGGCAACAAACTCCATAAAGTCTATGACGTTATCCTGCAAACGGTTGATTAGCTCATTATTTATGCACATAATCACAGCTTATGCATAGAAATTGCTGCTTTGTAATCAGTATTGAGAAATATTGTTACAATTCGTACCCTGTTTGTATCAAAGGACTTGAAAATGGTCTCCATGTACAAAGCCTCCTCTTCTGATGAGCTCTGAACGCCGAAGATCCTGCGAAATTCATGCAGATGCAGAGCTCCGCTGGGACACACTTTCATGAATCTGGTGTAAAGAGGCTGGATTTCTGTTAGCTccacttcttcctcttcttcatcgCTTTGATTCTGGCCCATGTTCAGTTTTTGGGCAATATGAAAAAGTGAATCTGAAAACAGCCACGGCATCCAGGCGAAATGTGTGCGTGCTGCATTCTCCTCCTCACAGATAACTTGACATAATCTGCTTATGACTAGAAACGTGTTGCCTTATACTATGAACGGACTGGTATTTTTAGATGGACTAAATCTCATTGCTCTTTGATCCGATGTGTGGAAGCTTCTCCTGGTGAAAGTTCACGGTCTACTTTTTTCAATGTTTCATTCTAAAGTTTGCACTTGAGCTTGAACTTTAAgtctgctatttttaaaaaagtatgttttattgAGAGTGTTCCATTTGTCTGCAGTTGTTTGAGAAATTTACTAGTAATTTTCAAGTGAAAATAgtctacatttattaatgttttttatgaAACAGTCttgtttttttactataattGGGCCAATTACAGTGATTTATATGAAATTAATAActatattagtaaataaaaaaaatatgaatcatAATTGAAACTGAAATATATGAAACTGAATCTGAAATTTATGAAACTGAAACAAATGAAACTGAAAGGAACGAtcttaagaatgaatgaataaattaattaatgattaaaaatttgaataaataaccttctagaccaggggtctcaaactcgcgGCCCGATAGTTTGTGGCCCCCTCCTTAATTTGAAAGGCCCGTGAGTTTGATATGTATGGAATCTTACAGTGTTGTGTGCGGATCTGAACGAACCTACCGATCACGGTGGGGTATATGGCTCTCGAGGGCGGGACATCTGCTGGCCTTCACGCAGACAGATAAACATTTGTGAAAGTTACAGCAGTGCTACCATTGAGTGTTTTCTCCAGGGTCTCATTTCTATTGGGCACACAGATATCCGTCCCAGCACGCTTCATTCACAATacttgaaaaaaagtttttgaagtTGCTGCACAGCgggacattataaatatataaatgtttataaatcagTTCTTAATTTGAGCAGGATCTTGCCGGATCTTGTTtcggaaaatgtcagatatttgtgttttgctttccagtatttattttaatgtatttggcAATAACTTGTGCGCGGTAAATAgctgcacatgtgtgtgtgtgtgtgagagagagaaagagagagagagtgcatgcGAAGGTTGCGTAGACTGTGTGTTCGCGCATGCATGACTGTagtcaccatgcgcaagttaacaatattttcagccaatcatctttcttattcttacaatcactctcataggTTAGTGGTTACTGTTTCACGCGCAgtgagcagtgaaaataaataatagcataatGGCCTGCCTAAATTATATCtgtattttaaaaagtgcaaAGAGGCAATCaagcttattttcatttattttatcagtAAATCTGATAATAAGCCTGATCAAACTAGATCTCGAGAAGCTGGAACTGCCTCCCTGCATCAGGATAGCGGAGAAAAAAGTAACGCGAGTCAAGTCAGACACAGAACATGACAGAAGAGCTACTGTGGGCTCTTCACAGAGTGAGtgatttaattactatttttcgcTTGGAAGTGAACTGAAAAAGCACCTAGAGAGTTAATGTgaggcctctctctctctctctgacaaatGATATCAAATTGATGTGTACACGACGGGATCCAAGAAAAGGAACTCAGTGCCGCATAATGTAGTTATCTGCAGTCACATATCAACACCTGTCCATTGGCAATAAGAGTCCCTGGTAACGCGAACCAATTATAGGGTCACaccgttatttgtgggtc
This window contains:
- the guca1g gene encoding LOW QUALITY PROTEIN: guanylate cyclase activator 1g (The sequence of the model RefSeq protein was modified relative to this genomic sequence to represent the inferred CDS: inserted 1 base in 1 codon; deleted 1 base in 1 codon), coding for MGQNQSDEEEEEVELTEIQPLYTRFMKVCPSGALHLHEFRRIFGVQSSSEEEALYMETIFKSFDTNRDNVIDFMEFVAAVHLVLRGNLEDRLKGFFKVYDRDENGSXDRQEVIHVIRILCKLKKNRINMTPGEICDRIFELLDENNDGQISLSEFLEGAERDAWIMDLLKLDTNARVWFRDNLGKKT